The sequence TGAATGCTGCTGCGATGGTGGCTGTGATGGAGTATTTCATTGTTTTGGGAAGTTTGTTTTACAGGGACAATAAATCAGCGTCCCCAGCGAAGCGTCCTGTCTCGAAAAATTCGTTTTTTCCGGAAAATGATTTCCGGGCGGCGGACACTCCCGGTTTCTTCAGCGGATGAAGGTGCAGAGCAGTCCGATCGCGGCCTTGATTGAGGCAAGCGATGCGGTTTCCTCCGCAGTGTGGTAGCCGGTCGTGGGGATCTGGAGGGTGGTGCCGTTGATCTGCCCGCCGCTGGCCGCCACCAGCCTGCCGAGCTCCGTTCTACCCAGCGATGAGGGTTTTTCACGCAGAAGGTTCTGCTGCTCGATCCACTCGTCCTTGAAGGTGTGGGAGATGCCCAGCACATCGCAGCGGTTCGCGATCTCCTCGGTGAACCTGGGGTCGAACTCCGCGGACGCGTCCTTGCGGCGGAGCACCAGATCCTGCGCGGCCGCTGCCTCAGGCGTAGGGTAGGGGCTGGTGTCCAGCACCAGGAGGCGGTTGGTGAAAATACCCTCCCTCTGCAGCCAGGCCAGCGCATAGCGCCAGCTCCTGCCAGCCTCTTCCTGCGCCGTGAACAACGCAGTGCCCTTGAACCCGATGCGGTAGAGATAGATGATGAGCGCCACGCTCACGACGTTGTCGAGCTGCGCGGAGATATGGCTCTCCGAGAGGCTGAGCCGATCCAGGAAGGCCACCGGCGTGCCCGGCTCCAGGTAGTCGAGTCCGTCGAGCTCGAAGATCAGGTTCGAGCGCTTCGGGCACAGATAGCCGGAGGAAATCGTGCCCTGGCCGATGTAGGTGCCGGTGTAGGGCAAGTGCGCCTGCACCCGCTGGCCGGTGAAACGGTCCGCGATGGTCGCCACCATCTGCTCGGATACGGAATCCCCCGTCAGCTCCCCCCGGTTCCCGGCGATGAACGCCGCATACTGGAACTCGTTCGGGCCTGTGCAAACGAGGCCGTTCCTGTCGATGTGCGCGGAGAGGATCACGCTATCCGGATCGCTTCCGCGGGCCACGAGGATCCCGCTGTGGCGCTCCACCGAGATGTCGATTTCCTCAAGTTCCCGCCGCAGCACCCGGAAAAAGGAATCCTCCGCGCCCACCACGGAAGGCTCCCGGATCAGGTGGCGCAGAGTGATGAGGAACGCGGAGAGGTCGGCGGTTGGCGAGGGATGCATCTCTGTGCGGGGATCTTTAGCAGGAAATGCGCCGCACCATGCAGGGAAAAATATTCCTCAATCCTCCCCAACCGTCCATGCCGTCCCGTCCTGGGACAGCAGAAGCAACGCGAACTTGCCCGCACTCCCTTCGAGATACTCGCTTTTCTTCGCGGTGGCTTCCCATGTGTTTTTGGCTCCCTTGTGCGGCCCGAAGCTGGGCTTGGATCCCGGGTCGATGACGTTCCGGGTGATGGGAAAGAGCTCGCAGCTTGTGGGGTCGAGGGGATGCCCCGGTGGCAGGGTGAGGAGGATGGAGATGTCATCCGCCGAGTTCCGGGCAACGAGCGAGGAACCCTCCAGCTTCCTTGGGAGCCTTTGGTGGGCGGCATCGACCAAAGCCTTGTCCGGTGCAATGGCAAGCTTGAGCGTTTGCTCTCCGGGGATGCAGCTTTCGTCATTGCAGGCGAGCCATGACAGCGTGGCACTCATGGCAGGCAGGGCACCTGAAAATCCGGCTGGAGGTGTGATCGTGAGCGCCAGGTCGATTTTCCCCTCGTATCCAAAACCGGGCAAATCACCCGTCATGAAACGCTTCGGCGCTGGATGCTGGATTTCCCCGGCAGACCAGCCTTCGGGCAGCGCTGCCTGGAAGGCAATCGGCATTCCGCCCTCGCCCGGATTGACCCAATATGTGTGCCAGCCCTCATCCACGGTCATGCGGATGACGGTGCGGACGGGGGAACCAGCGGTAACATCGCTTTTCTCCGCATGCCAAACCGCGCTGGCATGGCCACCGCCACGGGCACCGGCAATTGGAATCAGGAGCGCGACCAGGAGAGGGATCTGTTTCATGGATCTCACCATGAAGGAGGATGCCGCCCCGCGCAAGCGGTCGCACAAACAAAGCCATCTCGGAAATCATCAAAACTCCGCTTGCCGTGCCCCGCCGCTTTTGCTTCCCTTCCCCCCTCGCACAAGCCATGCGCCGCTGTAGCTCAGGGGTAGAGCAGCTCATTCGTAATGAGCAGGTCGTCGGTTCAAATCCGACCAGCGGCTCCACTTATTTTACGGGATTTTCCTTATGTCTCATAAGGTTTTCCGCTCAGGGCACTCAGAGAGGCTATTCTGTGGGTTTACGCCGGAATCCGCCGAAATCCGACAAAACGGTGCATTTTTGGCAACTGTTTTGGCAACTATTTTAGGTTTCTTAATGAATTGGGGATTTTGATTTCGTCCGATAATTCGTTTGGCATTGTCTTTAGTGGGAGCCGACCCTTGGAGAAATCGTGCGCATGGCCTTGATGATGATCGACCGAGCGGGGATTCACCAACGCTGCTTGCGCTGCTCAATCCAGCAGCTTTTCGAGGTCGGCCAAGAGGGCGTTGACCAACGATGCGCCGCGTAAGCCGGGTTTGGCTTGCATGGCATGAACGCGTCCTGCTTGGGCCAGCGCTGCGGTGCAGTCATAGAGAGCGTCACGCAGTTTCGCAGCTTGGAAGTGCTCGGATGTGTCGTCGAGGCCCGGCTTGCCAATGGTTTCGGCGAAGTGGGTGACGACAGAGAACAGCGGCATCCAATCGACCCACACGGGGAAACCGGCAGCGTCCTCGGTGGCGGGGCAGAGCAGCTCCTGCCAACTCTCGCGACGGGGGACAGAGAAGTGTTTTTCCCTGCCGATGCGTATCGATGCCACCTGTCCGGACTCGGCCATCTCGTTGAGGATCTGTTGGATGGATTTGGAGAAGTAGCCGGTGGAGCGGGCGATGGCGGCGGGGTGGCCCGATTCGTGGGTCAAGAGCCATGCCATGATCTCCGCGCGGGCGTTCACGCCGAGCAGCGCGCGCAAGGTGAAGATCAGGTTCTGTCGGTTCTGAGGATCGGGAGCTTGGCTCATCCCGCGGAGATCGAGAGCCCCGCGCATCAGACCGTGTTTGGAAAAGGTGGGATCCGCATCCATGGAATTGGAAATGGGTTTCCCATCCTTCCCGATGAAGAAGCCTTCCGGCTCGGAGGCTTCCACAGATTCATCGACGAGCACACGCCACTTGCGGTGCGCGACTTGGCGACCGATGACTTCAGCGATGGCAGCAAGCACGCGGGGATCGGCAACCCCCGGCCAGTTCTTGTTGAGTCCCTGCAGGCGTTGCAGGCTGATGCGGTTGCCGAATTTCACCAGCCAGTCGACAGCCTCGTCCATCAGGCGTGAGTCGTGCCGACCGAAGCGGGTCGTGGCCAGGATGAGGGCTTCGGGGTCGATGATGCGCTTGTCATCCGGGCGTGCGTATCCGGCGGCACCTATGGAGGACCATTGGTGCCAGAGCAGGTCGATCATCTTCCGGGTGATCTGACTAAGTGAATGTTGGAATGAGGTCGGCATGTCCGAGTTCCTGGAGCAGGGGATGAAGTTTGTGATGGCTGGAGGTGCCGTGAAGGTGCTGGAGTATCCAACGAAGTGATCCCTCCGTCTCTGCGCGGTTTGGGCTGAGAGAAAGCAGGTCCTCAATGTCGCGGCGCTGGTCGCGGCCGAGAGCTGCGCTGAGTTTGAGGAGTATCAGGCCAGGTCTGCCGATGAAGCTGACCTTGAGGGTCTGACCGTATTCGCGGGTGTCGATGTCTTGCCAGAAACTGGTGGGAAGCAGGGAAAGGTCGAAACCATGGAGCGAAGCAGCTCCGTTGAGCCAATCCGAGTCGAGGCGCAATTCTACAGCGACTTTCGCAGCCGCATCTTTCACGGGTGCTGGCAGCGGGTAGGCGCTAATGACATTGCCCTCCCATTCTCGCAATGCCATGACGTCAACGTCCTTGGTTGGGCGGGTGCTCAGGCGCTGAGCGATCAGGGCGCTGCCACCACCAACGACCAACCAAACGGGTGCAGATCTCCCATCAGCGAGGAATTCGCCAAGGAGATTGAGCGCGCGCGTGAGATTGTCCTCGTTCATGGGAATACTGTCTACACATCCAATAAGGATGTTTCAACGATATTCTAAAAAAGTGCCTCCGTGCAGCGCATTTTGCGTGGGGTGGTCGTGAATTCCACTCAATTTCACTCACCTTATTCACCACAAAATTGGTTGGAATGCGTGGAATGAGCCAAATGCTCGGAAAATGGCCGTTGAGGGTCAACGAGTTACGCGTTTATGACCCCTTCGTAAGGGGTAGATCGTCGGTTCAAATCCGACCAGCGGCTCCATTGGTTTCCCAAGGAAATAACCTTATTCGAAGGGAATTAGCCCACATGAGCGCAGAGAACTTATTCCGTGGGTTTCCGCTCGATTCCGTCAGAATCCGGGAAAACGGTGCGTTTTTGGCAACCGTTTTGGCAACCGTTTAAGGTTTCTTAACTATTTCTCTGCCTGACTTTCTGCGGAAGGCGGCTGACGATTAACAAATGAGCAAGTCTCCTGCAAAGAATGAGACCTCCGGCTACCCGGAGTATGGGGTCAATTCCGGGATCATCCGTGGGTTCTTCGATCCGCCTAGCCTTCCATCTCATCGACCCGGGGCCGCGTTGACTGCTCCAATCCGGTTTGCCAATACAGAGTTGATCGCGATCGCCGACTTTCAACACGCCGAACTGATCGGAGCCCAGCACAGCACCAACCTGGCTGGCTTGGAGAACGACCAACTCAAGACCCACGACCTGCAAGGATTGCTCGACATATCTGAGATCATGGAGATGAACCTGCAGGCGACGGAAGGGTGATGCCTCCTACAACCCCGATGGAAGACTCACCTTCCGTTCACTCCCGGCAGAACGGGCACCTTCGCACCGCCCTGGCACTTCCCGCTGCCTGAGCTGCTGCCAATCAGGCGACCCGAGGCATCGCGCCGTGTGCCGCTGAATGATCCCGAGGGGCTGCCGTTGGTCGTCTGGTTGCCGGTCAGTCGCCCTGATGCGTCACGATACTGCGTGCTGCTGCCAAACCCGGAGTTTCTGCTGGTGTTGGCGCTTCCGGCCAGACGTCCGCTCGCGTCCCGGTAAGTGGTGCGCGACGAACCGGACGAGGAACCCTGGGTCGAGGCGGATCCGGTCAACCGGCCGCTGGCGTCGCGGTAAGTGGTTTGTGAGCTTCCACCGGAGTTCGGCCGGGTGGTGGCGGTGCCAATGATCCGCCCCGAGGCATCCCGGATTGTGGACCGCACCGTCCCACCCGACTGGCTCTGGCGGTCGATGGTCTGGACGATCCGCCCGGAGGAATCGCGAACCACCTCCCGGCAGGTCTGGGCGGGGGACGTTGTGGAGAGGACTAGGACGAACAGGAAGCGGAATAGGAATGTCTTCATGGGGGAGTGGGACGGTGCGGACCGCAGATTCATTCAAAATCCCAAAAGGCTGACCCAAAATTTGTCCCACCCCCTTTGGTAGAAACTGTATTCTTCAAAACGAAACCTCTCCATCGCATGACCCTTGATGAATTCTCCCGCTTGATCTTCCTCAACTCCCATCCCGTGATTCTCGTGGAAGGCCGCAGATCCATCACGGAATCCGCCATGCAGTCAGCCCAAAGGCTGACCGCCGCAATGGCCGGTCGCTTTCCCGACCTGCGCTTCCGCTCGGGCAATGCCTCCGGCGCCGACGAGGCCTTTTCCTCCGGCGTCATCGCCACCGCTCCCGGGCGGCTCGAAATCATCGCCCCTTACGCCAGCCACCGGAAACGCCAACGCCACCCGCTCGTCCAGTACGATTCCCCGGAATCGCTTGAGCCCGCCAACCTCGAATCCATCAAGACCCTCACCGCCGCCGCCACCCCTTCCAACCGCGGCCTGATGAAATGCTACGGGCGCGGCGGCCGGGCCGGCGCACAAGCTGCCTGCCTGATCCGTGACACCCTCAAGGTCACCGGCATCCCCGGTCGCCTCACTCCTCCCGTCGCCGCGCTCTTTTGGGTCGATCCCAACGACCCCGAGGCCGGCGGCACCGGCCACACGATCCGCGTCTGCCACAGCAACGGAGTCCCCACCATCTTCCAGAATCACTGGGAGAGCTGGCTTGAATCCATATAGCTCGCGGCTGTCCGGCTACCGTTCTGCGCCCGGTTTTGAAAATTTCCAACAGCATGCCCCCAAATTTGTCCCACCCCTCCGCATAGGGTTCAATCCCAAGAACTCCGTACCACCGACCCTGCCATGGATACCTTCGCCCCCGGCGACCGCGTCGTCGCCATCAACACGGACCTGTCCGCTCCCATCTGCGGGCCTCCGAATCCTGAGACCCACCAGTTCCGTTTCCCCGACGGCCCGCTGCGCAGGGACGTGATTTACCACGTCAAATCGGTTCATTCCTCAAGGGACGGCAACCAAGGTCTCCACATCACCGGCCTCCGCGTCCAATGGGGTTCCAATGGTGAGATTCCATGGAACTCCAGCCGCTTCCGCAAGGTGGAAACCCTGCACACCCAAGCGCCGAAGAAACGCCGGCTAAAAGTTCTAGAGCCCATTCTCCTCGCGACCCCTTGACCCCCGACACTAATCCAACCATGCCCTCCTCAGCCGCAACCCCCGCGAATGCACCGAGGAAGAGGACAGCCCCGGTTGCATCCGCCACACCTCCATCCACAAGGCCAAGGGACTCGACTCCAAGGCCGTCATCCTCATCGGCATGCCGCCACACGAAAAACTCGCCACCGCCTACGACCACTTCTCCTGGTTCATGGCCGTCAGCCGCGCCCGGCAGTCGCTGGCGATTTTGGAAAATGGCGGACTTTGTTCAGAGGGGAGTTCGACATGACCCCGTAAATGCCCCACCCCTGCTGCTAGGGTTCGGTCATAACAGTTTCCACCAAACCAGTATGCACGCCCAAGATAGACCCCATCCCTTCGCCCCGGGCGACCGAGTCGTCGCGATCGACACCCGGCAAGGCCCCTTGTTGTGGGAAGACCCGCGCGACAAGAACCTGATCACCACTCCCGACGGCCCTCCCCGTAAGGGCGTTGTCTACTATGTGGAACGGATCATGCACACCAAATCCGGCTCTCCCGGTGTCATCATCACGGGATTGCGGAGCTACTGGAATAATCTTGAACTGCCATGGTGCGCATCCCGCTTCAGAAAGGTGGATACCCTCAAAGGCCACGTGCCGAATAAGCGGCGGAGGAAAGAACCGGCCCTCAACTTGCTCTGCCCAGCCTCAATTTCATTGATCCTCTAACGGCAATTTTGTCATATCCGCCTATGAGCCAATTTGAGTCGCCATTCCTCGCCGTTCCAGCGAGTGACTGGCTCTGCTCGAACGACCTCGCCTTCGCCATCTTTGATGGATTCCCAGTCTCACCTGGACATGTCCTTGTCACCACCCGCCGCATTGTCGAAACGTGGTTTGATGCGACGGACGAGGAGCAAGCCGCGCTGATGGCTTTGGTAAAAGAGGCCAAGCGCCTGCTCGACATTCAACTCGCACCGCAGCCCGACGGCTACAACGTGGGCTTCAACTCCGGTGCCGCTTCCGGCCAAACCGTGCCGCACGTGCATATCCATGTGATCCCGCGCTACCTGGGAGATATGCCCGACCCACGCGGCGGTGTGCGCCATGTCATCCCCGAGAAGGGGAACTACCTTACCGATAAATCCAAAAAATCCGGCACTCCTCCAACGCTCACGCTTTCCACCGGCCAACCCCACTCGCCGCTCTGGAAAAGCATAGGACAGCGAGTTTCCTCCGCCGTTGAGGTGGATCTTCTTGCCTCGTTCATCCAGCCCTCCGGACTCGACCTCATCCAGCAATCGATTTTCTCTGCGTTGCGCAGTGGAGGTAGAATCCGGATACTCGTCGGCGATTATCTCTATATCACCTCTGCGGAAGCGTTGCGACGATTGGTTGGTTGGATGTCGCTGGCTGATGAAATTCTGGACAATAGCCCTCTCGAAGTCCGGCTGGCGGAAATCTCGAAACTCCCATCCAAGCCAGCCTCATTCCACCCCAAAGCATGGCGCATCATCGATTCATCCGGCGGCCTTCTCGTCGTCGGAAGCAGCAATCTTTCCAAGGCCGCACTAGAAACCGGAGTCGAATGGAACATGATTGGCCAGACCACCGGCTCCACACCCATCGATCTGGAGCTGGCTCACGCGTTCACCGATCTCTGGCAGCAATCCACTCCACTGGATAATGCGCTAGTCTCCCGATATGCCCTACACGCCAAGGAAGCGTATCGCAAGTTCATCCCGCCCGAGTCCGTCGATATACCCGCGACCCTCTTCCCACCGCGCCCATGGCAGCGTGGAGCCTTGGAGTCCCTCGATCAGATCCGCGCAGATGCATATCGGCGAGCTCTCATTGCCGTCGCCACCGGCCTTGGAAAAACCTGGCTTGCGGCCTTCGATGTGCTGGCCGTCGGGAAATCCCTCAAACGCCAACCCCGCGTTCTGATTATCGCCCACCGCGCTGAAATCCTGATACAAGCCGAAGCCACCATCCGCACAGCGATGAAGTCGGAATGGGACGAAACGCGCGTCACTTGGTATCTCGGCGCGAACAGCGACATGAGCGGTGACCTCGTCGTCGCCTCGGTGCAAAAGCTCACGCGTCCCGAAGGACTCGCTGCATTGGAGAAACAGAACTTCGACTATGTAGTCATCGACGAAGTCCATCACGCCCAAGCCCCCAGCTACAGGCGGGTCATGGCTCGGCTCAACGCCACCTTCACCCTCGGTCTAACAGCGACCCCGGAGCGCACCGATGGCGTGGATGTGGCATCGCTATTTGATGACGTTCTTGCGTGGCAGGCCACCGTCGGCGACGGCATTGCGGAAGGATCGCTGGTTCCCTTCCACTACCTCGGTCTCAAGGACGACGTGGACTTCGAACAAATCCCTTGGCGAAACGGTCGCTTCGATCCCACCGCGCTGGAGGAAAAACTCGAAAACAGCGAACGGATGGAACGGCTGTGGGCTGCATGGCAAACGGATCCCGATGCCCGCACGCTCGTGTTCTGCTGCTCCCGTCGCCACGCGCTCTACACACGCGACTGGCTCCACCGCCGCCATGTCCGTGCCGCCGCCGTTTTCTCCGGTGCCGGCGGCGATCCACGCAGCGACAGCCTCACCGATTTCATTGACGGCAAACTCCAAGCCCTCTGCGTGGTCGATCTCTTCAACGAAGGCCTCGACGTCCCGCACGTGGACCGCGTGGTCATGCTGCGCCCCACCGAATCCAAAGTTATCTTCCTCCAACAACTCGGCCGTGGTCTCCGCGCCGCAGATCACAAGCTGCGGCTGAAAGTCATCGACTTCGTCGGCAATCACCGCGTCTTCACCAGCCGCCTCACCCATCTGCTTTCCCTCGGCAACCAATCCGCCACCTGGACGCACCTGAAAAAATTCCTCCAAGGCGGCACCCCGGATCTCCCCGAGGGCTGCCTGCTAGACCTCGAAGTCGAGGCCAAGGAGCTGATGCTGCGCCTCCTGCCCAACACCGGCTCCGCCGTCGTCGAAGCCTACCGCAGCATGCGCGACGAACGCGGCCGCCGACCCTCGCCCAGCGAGTTGTTCCACCACGGCTACCTGCCCCGCACCCTCGCCGCCCGCTTCGGCTTATGGTTCGGCTTCATCTCCGAGGAAAACGATCTCACCGAACACGAGCGACAGGTCTTCGCCTCCTTCGAGTCCTGGCTCGCCATGCTGGAGGCCACCAGCCTCAACAAATCCTACAAGATGGTCGTCCTCCGCGTGCTGCTGGATCGCGACGCGCTGTGGGACGGCATGGAAATCGAAACCCTCGCCGCCGCCTGCCGCGAGTTCCTCCTTTCCCACCCGACCCTCCGCGAGGACTTGCCACCGACCAAGGAGTTCCCCGATCCCGCCCAGGCACCCATCGAGCGCTGGGCCAAGTGGTGGCTCGAATGGCCGCTGTCCCGCTGGATGGACGAGCAGGCCGGACGTCATTGGTTCAAGCGCGACGGCGACCGCTTCCTCGCCGCCTTCCCGTGCTCGGAAAGCCTCCGTCCCGACTTCGAATCGATGACCGCCGAACTGGTGGACTACCGCCTCGCCCACTACGCGAAGAACCGCCTCCAAGCTGCCGCCGCACCCGGCGCAGGCCGATTCGTCGCCAAGGTCAGCCATTCAGGCGGCAAACCCATCCTGCGCCTCCCCACCGTCGAGGAACTCCCCGGCCGCCCCATCGGCCCGACGACCGCCACCCTGCCCGATGGCAGCCAGTGGGTGTTCAAATTCGTCAAGATCGCCTGCAACGTCGCCTCGCCGCACGGCAGCGAGGAAAATCAGATCCTTCCGCTCCTTCGAGGGTGGTTCGGCGAGAACGCCGGTGCTCCCGGCACAAATTACCAAGTCGCCTTCACCAAGTCCGAGGCCGGATGGACTGTCGAACCTGTCGAAGTCGCCAGCCCATGGCGGACAGTTCCCGTATTGATAGACACCAAGGATCGGAACGAACGGGCGCTGCCTGGCTTCATCGAGCAGCCCGCTGCCAAGGAGCGATTCACCCGTTTCGTTCCTGTTTACAGCCTCGAAGCTGCCGCAGGTCTGTGGGGGCCGGAAATGTCACCTGAGGAGATTGGCTGGGCAGAAACTCCCGGGGTCACCATTAAGCCCGGGATGTTCATCGCCAAGGTTCGGGGCCAATCCATGGAACCGAAAATCAAGGACGGGGCGTGGTGCCTGTTCCGCCCCTGCCCACAAGGTTCGCGGGAAGGACGCATCGTTCTCGTCCAGTTCAACTCCCGCGGCGATCTGGAAGACGGCGGACGTTTCACCATCAAAAAATACCGCTCGGTCAAGAGCGTATCGGAGGATGGCTGGAAACACGAGCGCATTGAACTTCTCCCGCTGAACCCGGACTACAACCCAATCACCGTCGAACCCCATGAGGGATCGGAGATGATGGTGCTTGGGGAATGGGTATCCGTAATCAGTTGATTCATCGGGTCTTGGCACTACAGGAATCGATCCACGAACTGGATTGGTCTGCATCCGGAAATACAGGGACATTCGGAGTGACAAGCGGGACAGGAAGCTTAACCTAACCAAAGTTCCTTGGGTGAGGGGGAATCTGTATCATGATTATCAAAAAAGCTGACGAGAAGAAGGCACAAATTGTAGAGCTAGAGGCATTGGCGGTCGCGCGTAACGCCAGTCCGGACGTCCGCAAGCGGATCGAGCAGGAAATCCGGAACATGCGAGCAGGCATAAAGGGCGAAGAAGAAGCGGCCTACGAAATCGATTTTCACTTCGGAGCAGCAAAGAACTATGCGGTCATTCACGACTTGCGGCTCGAAGTCCAAGGCCGGGTAGCCCAGATTGATCACCTTGTGATTGGGCGGTTCCTCGACTTCTGGGTCTGCGAGACTAAGAATTTCTGCGAGGGGATAGCGATCAACGAACAGGGAGAATGCTCCCGGTTTTTCAAGAACAAGCCCTATGGGATGGCTTCGCCCTTTGAGCAAAACAAGAAGCACATCATGGTTCTGGGCTCTTTGTTCAAGACCGGTATGGTGCAGCTACCGACGAGACTGGGGTTCGCCATCAAGCCGAACATGACCAGCGTGGTGCTGGTGTCCAAAAACGCCCGCATCAGCCGTCCGAAGACGAAAGTTGCTGGTGTGGAGAGCATCATCAAAAGTGATCAGTTCAGGTCAATGATCGAGCGCACCAACGACAGTGACAACAATCCCTTGATCATGGCGAAACTGATCGGCACAGACACGCTGGAAAACCTTGCACGTGCCATCGCGTCACAACACAAGCCGATTGAATTTAATTGGGCCGGCAAGTTCGGATTTTCGGAATCGTCACCCATATCCGCTTTTGCCAACGAAGCTAGAGCACATGCCACGCCCCCACCGCTGCCAATTTCGGATGTCGATTCTATCGGCAGTGATGAACTTAGATCAGCCACAGAGGATCAAAAAACGCTTAAAAAGAAGCTGATCTGTGCCAAGTGTTCAGAGCCAGTGCCTTTTCAGGTGGCGAGGTTCTGCTGGCTCAATAAAGGGAGGTTTGCAGACGGGATCTACTGCCGGGAATGCCAAAAGGCGGTTTAGACCTTACTCGGCATCAATCTTAGTTGATAGCATTCTCGATTTGATCAATTTATCGGGTCTAAGCAGGTGTCTGCTTCAAATCCAATGCTTTTTCCGATGCCATTCTAAGTGCGCCTTTTCCGGCCGGAGTCTGGCGAGGCTGTGGAAGTGGAGCGCCTGACCGTTGAAGGCTGAGAGGAGTCGTCCGTGGGGTGAGCTTTCGGTGAAACGGCTTTTGGCGACGTGAACGAGGAGGTCATCACCCTGTGGAATTACCGT comes from Akkermansiaceae bacterium and encodes:
- a CDS encoding peptidase M42 codes for the protein MHPSPTADLSAFLITLRHLIREPSVVGAEDSFFRVLRRELEEIDISVERHSGILVARGSDPDSVILSAHIDRNGLVCTGPNEFQYAAFIAGNRGELTGDSVSEQMVATIADRFTGQRVQAHLPYTGTYIGQGTISSGYLCPKRSNLIFELDGLDYLEPGTPVAFLDRLSLSESHISAQLDNVVSVALIIYLYRIGFKGTALFTAQEEAGRSWRYALAWLQREGIFTNRLLVLDTSPYPTPEAAAAQDLVLRRKDASAEFDPRFTEEIANRCDVLGISHTFKDEWIEQQNLLREKPSSLGRTELGRLVAASGGQINGTTLQIPTTGYHTAEETASLASIKAAIGLLCTFIR
- a CDS encoding DEAD/DEAH box helicase family protein, with amino-acid sequence MSQFESPFLAVPASDWLCSNDLAFAIFDGFPVSPGHVLVTTRRIVETWFDATDEEQAALMALVKEAKRLLDIQLAPQPDGYNVGFNSGAASGQTVPHVHIHVIPRYLGDMPDPRGGVRHVIPEKGNYLTDKSKKSGTPPTLTLSTGQPHSPLWKSIGQRVSSAVEVDLLASFIQPSGLDLIQQSIFSALRSGGRIRILVGDYLYITSAEALRRLVGWMSLADEILDNSPLEVRLAEISKLPSKPASFHPKAWRIIDSSGGLLVVGSSNLSKAALETGVEWNMIGQTTGSTPIDLELAHAFTDLWQQSTPLDNALVSRYALHAKEAYRKFIPPESVDIPATLFPPRPWQRGALESLDQIRADAYRRALIAVATGLGKTWLAAFDVLAVGKSLKRQPRVLIIAHRAEILIQAEATIRTAMKSEWDETRVTWYLGANSDMSGDLVVASVQKLTRPEGLAALEKQNFDYVVIDEVHHAQAPSYRRVMARLNATFTLGLTATPERTDGVDVASLFDDVLAWQATVGDGIAEGSLVPFHYLGLKDDVDFEQIPWRNGRFDPTALEEKLENSERMERLWAAWQTDPDARTLVFCCSRRHALYTRDWLHRRHVRAAAVFSGAGGDPRSDSLTDFIDGKLQALCVVDLFNEGLDVPHVDRVVMLRPTESKVIFLQQLGRGLRAADHKLRLKVIDFVGNHRVFTSRLTHLLSLGNQSATWTHLKKFLQGGTPDLPEGCLLDLEVEAKELMLRLLPNTGSAVVEAYRSMRDERGRRPSPSELFHHGYLPRTLAARFGLWFGFISEENDLTEHERQVFASFESWLAMLEATSLNKSYKMVVLRVLLDRDALWDGMEIETLAAACREFLLSHPTLREDLPPTKEFPDPAQAPIERWAKWWLEWPLSRWMDEQAGRHWFKRDGDRFLAAFPCSESLRPDFESMTAELVDYRLAHYAKNRLQAAAAPGAGRFVAKVSHSGGKPILRLPTVEELPGRPIGPTTATLPDGSQWVFKFVKIACNVASPHGSEENQILPLLRGWFGENAGAPGTNYQVAFTKSEAGWTVEPVEVASPWRTVPVLIDTKDRNERALPGFIEQPAAKERFTRFVPVYSLEAAAGLWGPEMSPEEIGWAETPGVTIKPGMFIAKVRGQSMEPKIKDGAWCLFRPCPQGSREGRIVLVQFNSRGDLEDGGRFTIKKYRSVKSVSEDGWKHERIELLPLNPDYNPITVEPHEGSEMMVLGEWVSVIS
- a CDS encoding NERD domain-containing protein, which translates into the protein MIIKKADEKKAQIVELEALAVARNASPDVRKRIEQEIRNMRAGIKGEEEAAYEIDFHFGAAKNYAVIHDLRLEVQGRVAQIDHLVIGRFLDFWVCETKNFCEGIAINEQGECSRFFKNKPYGMASPFEQNKKHIMVLGSLFKTGMVQLPTRLGFAIKPNMTSVVLVSKNARISRPKTKVAGVESIIKSDQFRSMIERTNDSDNNPLIMAKLIGTDTLENLARAIASQHKPIEFNWAGKFGFSESSPISAFANEARAHATPPPLPISDVDSIGSDELRSATEDQKTLKKKLICAKCSEPVPFQVARFCWLNKGRFADGIYCRECQKAV